The following proteins come from a genomic window of Chionomys nivalis chromosome 9, mChiNiv1.1, whole genome shotgun sequence:
- the LOC130882109 gene encoding speedy protein E4-like — MSTPVTSDTAPRFQKPMNCQKKKRLGKVKTAISDRRSERSTVSLKALCNQNDSRKEVPENSVCLAKKDPEDDIILISSDDSPGDGPEQRSKNNSGQRKRKLENVMTDPEDNIILISSDDSPGDVPEQQAKSKRVQKTKTLGDVKAAAQKSSLQDSGTATSEATPGAASELKFSRRKMKRSIWTVGHIEGTKLTIKKKRRLCYQSEDLEAFYRLLEDPVVQNFLAADIFFRMTDKYLLSMVVEYFGRLGLPGHLYNRIHFFLALYIAFDMEEDDPIFKRSIFQFLLGTDTWQDLYKDFQRLQGEFLRVIDYRAWLTRQECEEIQNQNPQHWVWSRVRQSAP, encoded by the exons ATGTCTACACCAGTCACCTCAGACACAGCACCAAGGTTTCAGAAGCCAATGaactgtcaaaagaaaaaaagacttgggAAAGTAAAGACAG CTATATCAGACAGAAGATCAGAGAGGTCAACTGTCTCTCTTAAGGCACTGTGCAATCAGAATGACTCACGAAAAGAGGTGCCAGAGAATAGTGTTTGCTTAGCCAAAAAAG atccagaagatgacatcattCTTATCTCCAGTGATGACTCTCCAGGGGATGGTCCTGAGCAGAGATCTAAGAACAACAGtggacaaagaaaaaggaaactggaGAATGTCATGACTG ATCCAGAAGACAACATCATTCTTATCTCCAGTGATGACTCTCCAGGGGATGTCCCTGAGCAGCAGGCCAAGAGCAAGAGAGTCCAGAAGACAAAGACACTGGGAGATGTCAAAGCAG CTGCCCAGAAGAGCAGCCTGCAGGATTCAGGCACAGCCACCTCTGAAGCTACCCCTGGAGCTGCCTCAGAGCTGAAGTTCtccagaagaaaaatgaagaggagCATATGGACAGTGGGCCATATCGAGGGAACAAAACTCACcataaagaagaagagaagactcTGTTACCAGTCTGAGGACCTTGAAGCCTTCTACCGACTCCTCG AGGATCCTGTGGTCCAGAACTTCTTGGCAGCTGACATTTTCTTCAGAATGACTGACAAG TACCTGCTGTCCATGGTGGTGGAGTACTTTGGCCGACTCGGGCTTCCTGGACATCTCTACAACAGGATCCACTTCTTTCTGGCCCT CTACATCGCCTTTGACATGGAAGAGGATGACCCCATATTCAAGAGGAGCATCTTTCAATTCCTGCTGGGCACAGACACATGGCAGGACTTATACAAGGACTTCCAAAGGCTGCAGGGGGAGTTCCTCCGAGTCATAGATTACCGAGCGTGGCTCACACGGCAGGAGTGTGAAGAG ATCCAGAACCAGAATCCACAGCACTGGGTCTGGAGCCGGGTGCGACAGAGCGCCCCTTAG